The Candidatus Nezhaarchaeales archaeon genome includes the window ACCCCGCCGTAGCATTAGCCGTTTACGCTCTACTAAATAACGGCTGGCCCTTCATGCTTCAACTCCTCGGAAAGGAGGAGGTATGCAAGGAGGTAATTCCGAGGGTAGCTAAGGGTGAAGGCTTCTTCGGGATTGCGACTACGGAGCCTCAAGGCGGATCGGATATAGCCGGCATAAAGATGACCGCTACGAGGAAGGGCGACGTATACGTGTTTAACGGTGAAAAAGCCTACATAAGCGGCGTAGGCGAGGCTTTCAACAAGCTACCTTGGGGTGGCGGCTTCTTCCTAGTGGCTAGAACCGGTGGAGCTGGCCGTAGGGGGCTTTCAGCCTTCGCCTTCATAGGCCGTAAAGACGGAAAGCTGGGAGCCGGAATATCGCCGACCGTTTACCACGACGTAGGGCGTAACGGTTTAACAACGGGCGGCTTCATATGTAACAACTTCGAGCTACATAAGGACTATCTTCTAGGCGAGGAGGGTAAAGGGTTCTACTACGTAATGGAGGGCTTTAACGCCGCAAGAATCGTAGTTGCAGCAGCCTGTATAGGTGGAGCACGCTGGCTACTTGAACAGGCGGTACAATGGTTTGCTCAGAGAAAACTCTTCGGCGGAAGGTCTATCGCCTCCTTCCAAGGTGTAAGCTTCAAGTTCGCGGAGCTTTACGCTCGGTTTGAAGCGGCTAGGTACTTCGTTTATAGGGCGGCTAGGATTCTCGATGAGGTCTACATTAAGAAGAACCCGGCCTATAGCCCTAGGGACCTTAACATACCCGTATCGCTAGCGAAGATGACGGCGCCTGAGGCCGCTGTTGATATAGCCGAGGAGGTTATGAAGTGGTACGGAGCTTACGCTTACACTAGGGAATGCCCGATATATAGGGCTTGGATGGGCCTCTTCAGCTACGTGATAGGTGCTGAAGGCGCTCAGAATATAATGAGGTACATCATAGCCAGGGATACCATAGGAGCCGAGGTCGTAAAGGAGCCGGGTAGAGAATAGCCTTTCCACCCTTTCTTTACACTTCAGTAAGGCCGTGGTGGAAGGTTAAACCATAGCCTAATTAATGACGTTGCCCTATTTTTAGGAAAAATTAAGGGGAAAATAGGGCTATACGGGTTATTTACGTAGTAGCTCCTTAAGGGCTTTAGTTAACTCTGGTACAACTTGGTAGAGGTCGCCTACTACGCCGTAGTCGGCTGCTGAGAATATTGGGGCGTCCGGGTTCCTATCGATAGCCACTATGACCTTGCTATCCCTGATCCCGGCTACGTGTTGAATGGCCCCTGAAATACCGCACGCTATGTATAGCTGGGGTTTAACCGTTTTCCCTGAAAGCCCTATCCACTCCGGGAACCATTTAAGGTCGAAGGCTATAGGCCTCGTACAGCCGACCTGGCCGCCTAATAGTTTAGCTAGATCCTCAAGTATTGAGAAGTCCTCCTTACTCTTAATCCCCCTACCGCCTGCTACGATTACCGTAGCGTCCTCTATCCTTACGGCTACAACCTCCTTACGCTTAACATCGATAAGCTCCACCGGCGCTTCCTTAATCTTAACCTCCTCCTGAACAACCTTACCAACCCTTCCCGCTACTTTAGTTGCTTTTTCGAAGGCCCTCGGAGCTACGGTAGCCATTTGAGGTTTAAACTTGCAGGATTCAAGGGATACTGCTACACCGCCGTAGGCAAGCCTTCTCATTAGGAGGAGGCGTTTCTCCACGTCTACCTCTATACTGTTAACGCCGGTTATGCATCCTACGCCGAGCCTAGCGGCTGTTCGAGCAGCTAGTTCAAGGCCCCGCTTACTACCACCTATTAGTAGGGCGTCGGGCTTATACTTTTCAACGAGCCACGTTAAGGCATCGGTATAGGCTTCAGCATTAAACCGTGCTAGAGCTGGATGGTCTACTACGTATACGTAGTCGGCACCATACTCTACGTATTCAGGGCCGCAGCCAGTTAAACCGTGGCCAAGTATGACTGACGCTAGGCTAATGCCTAGCTTATTGGCTAATTCCCTACCCTTACCTAGTAGTTCTAGGAGTAGATCTCCGTTCTCCGAGTACACCCATAAAGATTCATTCATTTTACAACTCCCTCCTTAACTAGTGTTTCAGCGAGTATCCGCGCAGCTTCAGCTGGCGGCTTATCCTTTACGATTAAGCCCTTCCTCTTAACCTCGGGGGCGTATACGTCGATTAGCCTTATGCCCGATCCTTGTTCACCTACCTTCTCTTTAGGGATCCCTAGGTCCGTTATGGTGAGCGTTTTAATCTCCTTCCTAGAAGCCTTCATTATGGCCATTAGGGTAGGTACCCTAGGCTCGTTAACCTCCTTAGTAACCGTTACTAGCACCGGCATCCTAGCCTTCACCACCTCGTAGCCGTCCTCCAAGTCGCGTTCAGCGATTACACT containing:
- a CDS encoding acyl-CoA dehydrogenase family protein; translated protein: MSAPSLNYAKDMPGFFTEEENIFREAVRDFCRKHIAPRWVEIDERAYKDPMDVPVDLIKKMGDQGLFAIPCDPKYGGQGGTYTMAAIAIDEIAYADPAVALAVYALLNNGWPFMLQLLGKEEVCKEVIPRVAKGEGFFGIATTEPQGGSDIAGIKMTATRKGDVYVFNGEKAYISGVGEAFNKLPWGGGFFLVARTGGAGRRGLSAFAFIGRKDGKLGAGISPTVYHDVGRNGLTTGGFICNNFELHKDYLLGEEGKGFYYVMEGFNAARIVVAAACIGGARWLLEQAVQWFAQRKLFGGRSIASFQGVSFKFAELYARFEAARYFVYRAARILDEVYIKKNPAYSPRDLNIPVSLAKMTAPEAAVDIAEEVMKWYGAYAYTRECPIYRAWMGLFSYVIGAEGAQNIMRYIIARDTIGAEVVKEPGRE
- a CDS encoding electron transfer flavoprotein subunit alpha/FixB family protein, which gives rise to MNESLWVYSENGDLLLELLGKGRELANKLGISLASVILGHGLTGCGPEYVEYGADYVYVVDHPALARFNAEAYTDALTWLVEKYKPDALLIGGSKRGLELAARTAARLGVGCITGVNSIEVDVEKRLLLMRRLAYGGVAVSLESCKFKPQMATVAPRAFEKATKVAGRVGKVVQEEVKIKEAPVELIDVKRKEVVAVRIEDATVIVAGGRGIKSKEDFSILEDLAKLLGGQVGCTRPIAFDLKWFPEWIGLSGKTVKPQLYIACGISGAIQHVAGIRDSKVIVAIDRNPDAPIFSAADYGVVGDLYQVVPELTKALKELLRK